A section of the Candidatus Bathyarchaeota archaeon genome encodes:
- a CDS encoding TIGR03560 family F420-dependent LLM class oxidoreductase, protein MKISINIQPQLGYTYNDIVTLAKAAEDSGFYCFTVSDHFFGPVEGHEMQSHDAWTTLALLVPQTQRIRLGTLVTSQSYRNPALLAKIVASLDNASNGRIDLGIGAGWKDSEYKAYGYPFPSAKERVTQLMEAIQIINLLWTEERPSFDGDFYKIKETMFLPKPVQKPRVPIWVGSMKLKAPMMEETVARYADGMDYGAETTIKGFLEKKERVKRMCEKVGRDFEELRWSVSKTAGVIGEDTDDVEERLKEITEQEWIWIARAPESVKQKYLETLSSKEIGGTLPVVIEKLSEFKDHADIMNICLPYFGNLRKNGLDTIQILKERILGAL, encoded by the coding sequence ATGAAGATTAGCATCAATATTCAACCTCAATTGGGATATACCTACAATGACATTGTGACATTAGCAAAAGCTGCAGAGGACTCAGGATTCTACTGCTTTACAGTCTCAGACCATTTCTTTGGACCCGTAGAGGGTCATGAGATGCAATCACATGATGCGTGGACAACACTTGCATTATTAGTCCCTCAGACACAGCGTATTCGATTGGGCACACTAGTCACGTCACAATCCTACAGAAATCCAGCTCTTCTTGCGAAAATCGTAGCAAGTCTAGACAATGCATCTAATGGACGAATAGATCTGGGAATAGGAGCAGGTTGGAAAGATAGCGAGTATAAAGCGTATGGTTATCCTTTTCCATCAGCAAAAGAAAGGGTGACCCAACTAATGGAAGCAATTCAAATCATCAACCTACTTTGGACAGAAGAGAGACCTAGTTTCGATGGGGACTTCTACAAGATCAAAGAAACTATGTTTCTACCAAAACCTGTTCAAAAACCGCGTGTGCCGATTTGGGTCGGTTCTATGAAACTCAAAGCGCCAATGATGGAGGAGACTGTCGCTAGATATGCAGATGGAATGGATTATGGTGCAGAAACAACGATCAAAGGCTTCTTAGAGAAGAAAGAGCGAGTCAAGAGAATGTGTGAGAAGGTGGGGCGGGATTTCGAGGAGCTCAGGTGGTCGGTTTCAAAGACAGCGGGAGTAATTGGTGAAGACACTGATGATGTTGAAGAGAGATTGAAGGAAATCACTGAACAAGAGTGGATCTGGATTGCGCGCGCTCCAGAGTCTGTGAAGCAGAAATATTTGGAGACTTTGAGCTCTAAGGAGATTGGTGGAACACTGCCTGTTGTCATCGAGAAGCTTTCAGAATTCAAGGATCATGCAGATATAATGAATATCTGTCTTCCATATTTCGGAAACCTTCGTAAGAATGGATTGGATACCATTCAGATTCTCAAAGAACGAATCCTTGGGGCACTATGA
- a CDS encoding collagen-like protein, with protein sequence MLLAVVVALVFALVSGLVGAYLFAKPGPQGLEGEQGIQGVIGPQGDKGDKGDQGLQGIQGDRGEQGIQGEPGLNGTNSIIQAIQSQNVTPASLGTYSLTQWYNMSVFDSSMTLKVDIQSESRICAEFLSTATFTNSEVWLRIVVDNQYNSTVCYIGCFEVPSSPTLHLPIQVRILTDTLPAGTHTVDVQFYRFNGSPTLLDRSLYVAELAAS encoded by the coding sequence ATGCTACTTGCAGTCGTTGTCGCACTGGTCTTCGCTTTAGTCAGCGGACTTGTAGGCGCGTACCTGTTTGCCAAACCTGGTCCTCAGGGTCTCGAAGGTGAACAGGGCATTCAAGGTGTGATCGGTCCTCAGGGTGATAAGGGTGATAAGGGTGATCAGGGTCTGCAGGGCATTCAGGGTGATCGGGGTGAACAGGGCATTCAAGGTGAACCTGGTTTGAATGGAACAAACAGTATTATACAGGCCATCCAAAGCCAAAACGTGACTCCCGCGAGTCTGGGAACCTACAGCCTGACTCAATGGTACAACATGTCGGTCTTCGACAGTTCAATGACGCTAAAGGTCGATATTCAAAGCGAATCCAGAATCTGCGCTGAATTCTTAAGCACAGCCACTTTCACCAACTCGGAGGTTTGGTTGAGAATCGTCGTGGATAATCAGTACAACAGCACCGTCTGCTACATAGGGTGCTTCGAAGTACCAAGTTCTCCCACGTTGCATCTACCAATTCAAGTGAGAATCCTGACTGACACGTTACCTGCTGGAACCCACACGGTTGACGTTCAGTTCTATCGGTTCAACGGTTCTCCAACATTGCTGGATAGATCTCTTTACGTAGCAGAACTGGCTGCTTCGTGA
- a CDS encoding helix-turn-helix domain-containing protein: MEKLDRCYKIVLQNSAKGISAVEVARKLAVHRTTAYGYLNSLELMGKVENEHGAWRAKTGEQTIKPLEKEVVIELPMPEKQWQRMAMLEALARDWEAADMPESANVYRISLEKLKETRTIKIKSKNVDDLNLEKLGILIQQAHEKSSKFNWKGLFKSLGK; this comes from the coding sequence ATGGAGAAGTTGGACAGATGCTACAAGATAGTGCTACAAAATAGTGCGAAAGGCATTAGCGCGGTTGAAGTTGCACGAAAACTTGCCGTTCATAGAACTACGGCTTACGGCTACCTCAATTCTCTTGAGCTCATGGGAAAAGTGGAAAATGAACATGGGGCATGGCGCGCAAAAACTGGAGAGCAGACGATAAAGCCTCTAGAAAAGGAAGTCGTGATAGAGCTTCCGATGCCCGAAAAACAATGGCAGCGAATGGCAATGCTGGAAGCGCTCGCTAGGGACTGGGAAGCAGCAGACATGCCAGAATCTGCAAACGTATACAGAATCTCCCTTGAGAAACTCAAGGAAACAAGAACTATCAAAATCAAGAGTAAAAATGTTGACGACCTCAATCTAGAGAAACTAGGAATCTTGATTCAACAAGCTCATGAAAAAAGTTCAAAATTCAACTGGAAAGGTCTGTTTAAGAGCCTAGGAAAATAA